From a single Rosa rugosa chromosome 7, drRosRugo1.1, whole genome shotgun sequence genomic region:
- the LOC133723222 gene encoding CAX-interacting protein 4-like: MERMCQALELEIIEAVRAESSGLVALQTHGIWQSAIGSDPSAPTKEENAENPYASYQGLLALAHIAGSNADETRGACKRCGRVGPLNFKCRNFLSVKEDKEKDPEAIQADIAYELSKLRGKLGKGIGKNVVETDSEEEDEDTETSDSNYNSELRR; this comes from the exons ATGGAGAGGATGTGCCAAGCCTTGGAATTGGAGATAATTGAGGCAGTGAGAGCTGAGTCGAGTGGGCTAGTTGCCCTTCAAACTCATGGCATATGGCAGAGTGCAATTGGGTCTGATCCCTCTGCACCCACCAAAGAGGAAA ATGCTGAGAATCCATATGCTAGCTACCAGGGCCTCCTTGCCCTTGCCCATATAGCCGGGTCCAATGCTGATGAGACTCGTGGGGCATGCAAGAGGTGTGGCCGTGTTGGGCCTCTCAACTTCAAGTGCAGGAACTTTCTGAGTGTTAAGGAAGACAAGGAGAAAGACCCAGAAGCTATTCAGGCAGATATTGCTTATGAGCTGAGTAAGTTGAGGGGGAAGTTGGGTAAAGGGATTGGGAAAAATGTGGTTGAAACTGATAGtgaggaggaggatgaagaCACTGAGACTTCGGATTCGAACTATAATTCCGAATTGAGGCGGTGA